One stretch of Rhinatrema bivittatum chromosome 8, aRhiBiv1.1, whole genome shotgun sequence DNA includes these proteins:
- the LOC115097517 gene encoding RNA-binding protein 34-like → MSKEEKQLSKNQAGKKQRQKGGKRDSARGPYPNSASSQDYVVGEVLSSLCQTSATNVTSGRLSSLFSTVAPAVQPVFVPVPPTARKRKEAVGEDGTGRAEGQYPAGQQLSKRPKVNREKILTGAERRVAERERALASADDDEKKELQKRKGAGQKKAAERIPGRQGTGAKEGGEKQAKFNRAEERIQNKRTIFVGNLPVTFTKQMLKALFKDFGAIESVRFRSLARTDSTLSRKIATIQRQTHAKRNNINAYVVFCDQAAATKALARNGLEVAGGFHIRVDLAAGAASPDNRHSVFVGNLPYEAGEEALRELFSDCGQVAAVRIIRDRDSGMGKGFGYVLFKDIDAVQLALGLDGSDLLGRKLRIKRCVRKEKVVANPSMSQVTRKSSGAKTGFRSTKLQPANHSASRVAKLGKNNKKTRKPGAKGKKGDQTARQKTQA, encoded by the coding sequence ATGTCTAAAGAAGAAAAGCAGCTCAGCAAAAACCAAGCAGGGAAGAAGCAGAGACAGAAAGGAGGCAAGAGAGACTCTGCACGTGGACCCTACCCCAACAGTGCATCGTCCCAGGACTATGTTGTGGGTGAAGTGCTCAGCAGCTTGTGCCAAACGTCAGCTACTAATGTGACCTCTGGTCGACTCTCCTCCCTTTTCAGCACCGTCGCCCCAGCAGTCCAGCCAGTGTTTGTCCCTGTGCCCCCCACAGCCAGGAAACGAAAAGAGGCTGTGGGAGAGGACGGGACTGGAAGGGCTGAGGGGCAGTATCCAGCAGGGCAACAGCTGTCTAAGAGGCCGAAGGTGAACAGGGAGAAGATCCTGACAGGGGCAGAAAGGAGAGTGGCAGAGAGGGAGCGGGCTCTGGCCTCTGCAGATGATGACGAGAAGAAGGAattgcagaaaaggaaaggtgcCGGCCAGAAGAAAGCAGCAGAGAGAATACCAGGCCGCCAAGGGACTGGAGCCAAGGAAGGGGGTGAAAAGCAAGCCAAGTTTAACAGGGCAGAAGAACGCATTCAAAATAAGAGAACCATTTTTGTGGGCAACTTGCCTGTCACCTTCACAAAGCAGATGCTGAAGGCCCTCTTCAAGGATTTTGGAGCCATTGAGTCTGTTCGCTTTCGGTCTTTGGCCCGGACGGATTCCACTCTCTCCCGCAAGATAGCCACCATCCAGCGGCAGACGCATGCCAAGAGGAACAACATCAATGCCTATGTGGTCTTCTGCGACCAGGCTGCTGCTACCAAGGCCCTGGCCAGGAATGGGCTGGAGGTGGCTGGTGGCTTCCACATCCGTGTGGATCTGGCAGCTGGGGCAGCCTCTCCTGACAACAGGCACTCTGTGTTTGTGGGGAATTTGCCCTATGAAGCTGGGGAGGAGGCTCTGCGGGAACTCTTCTCTGACTGTGgccaggtggcagcagtgaggatTATCCGGGACAGGGACTCTGGCATGGGCAAGGGCTTCGGCTATGTCCTTTTCAAGGACATAGATGCTGTGCAGTTGGCCCTAGGGCTGGATGGTTCAGATCTGCTTGGGAGGAAGCTGCGGATCAAGCGCTGTGTGAGGAAGGAGAAAGTGGTAGCAAATCCCAGTATGAGCCAAGTAACAAGGAAGTCTTCTGGCGCCAAGACTGGGTTTCGCAGCACAAAATTACAGCCTGCAAACCACTCTGCTAGCAGAGTGGCCAAGCTgggcaaaaataataaaaaaactagAAAACCAGGAGCCAAGGGTAAGAAGGGTGACCAGACAGCAAGACAGAAAACACAAGCCTAA